In Streptococcus gallolyticus subsp. gallolyticus DSM 16831, the sequence TCGATTCCAGATTCTGGGTGGACTTTAGAGGACTTTTACAATATTTGCAAGCAAGTGACCAAGGATACTGACGGTGATGGGGTGATTGACCAGTATGGCTGTACAGGCTACACTTGGCAACAAGCTGTCGCTGCCTATGGTGCGAAGCTATTTAACACAACGGGAACGAAAGCTTATTTTGACAGTGATGACGTGAAAAATGCCCTTTCCTTGATTACGCAACTCAATGCCCTTAGTGGCAATTATGAGGTCACTTCACAAGATTTTGACGAAGGAAAGGTTGCTTTTTTGCCAATGACTTTGGCAGAATATCGCACTTATAAACCTTATCCTTATCATGTTGCGAAATATTCTAGCTTCTCATGGTCTTGTGTGACAATGCCAGCAAGTAGTGAGGACGGCGATGCAACGCAAGTCGCAACATCACTTTATGCCATGTCCTCAAAAACCAAACACCGTACCTTGGCGTGGGAATTTTTGCAATTACTCTGTACCGATGTGGACATTCAACAATCAGTCTTTGATTATTCGCAAGGGGCATCTGTTTTGAAAAGTGTGATGCAAAGTGACGCCACGAAAGAAAAACTAAAAGAGGATGGTTTTGGTTCAGATTCTTTGACGGTTTCAACATTGGATTCAATGCTTAGTCAGGGAATTACCCAGCCAACCTTTAAAACGTATAACACCGTACTGGAACAAGCAGACTATTTGATTACCAAATCCATTGCCAATAACAGTATCGAGACAGATTTGTTTACAATCCAAAAGACAATAGAAGACAGTTTGAAATAATCTTGATGACATCTGGAGAGTTTGATCCCCAGATGTTTTTGTTTGCTTTCAAAATGACAAATGTCACATTCGAGGTGATAATTGTCATCAAAAGAAAGTGACAAATGAGAGTGTGAAAACGCTTTATTTAAGACTAAAATAAAAGACAGATAAGGAGATAAGTTCTATGAAGTATTTACTACTAGTCAGTCATGGAGACTTTGCGACGGGTCTAAAAACGTCTTTGGCGATGTTTGCGGAAGACAAAATTGACCAAGTCATCGCTGTCGGTCTAAAAAATGGCAAAACAGTTGATGACTTTGAAAAAGACTTCAGACAAGCTATTTCAGGTTTAACAGCTGACGATTCCGTTGTTGTTCTTGCTGATATTATTGGCGGTAGCCCTTTGACAACTGCTTGTAACGTCTTGGACGAACTCGGAAAATTGGAAAATGCTGTTGTTTTAGGTGGTATGAATTTACCAATGGCAATTACTTCTGCAGTGATGAAAGATATGCTTGAGGGCGATGATTTTGTACAAGCCGTTTTGCCAGAAGCTCAAGCGGCTCTTCAAGAATTCAAAATCACTTCAGATGATGATGACGATGATATTTAAAAAAGGAGATAAAAATGACTGTATCATTTGTACGTATTGATGACCGCATGATTCATGGGCAAACTGTAACACGTTGGGCAAAAGAATACCCTTGTGACGGTTTGATTGCCGTAAACGATGCTGCTTCAAAAAACAAAGTTTTAACCCAAGCTTACAAAGGAGCTTCGGACAAGAAAACCTTTGTTTGGTCGGTAGATGCTTTTGGACAAAAATCTCAAAAAGTATTGGATTCTGACACGCGCTATTTTGTGATTACCAAGAATCCAATTGACATGAAAAAAATTCTGGTTGACCAAGGTTTTGTTCCTAGTGATGTAAAAGAAATTATCGTTGGTCCATGTAATGACCGACCAGGTGCTGTCAAACTTGGGAATAATCAATCTATCACCCAAGAAGAAGCAGATGCCCTTGAAGCAATTGAAAAAGCTGGATACAAAGTGAAATTCCAATTATTGCCAGATGTTTCAATCGGTTACTGGTCAGATTTCAAATCAAAATTTGGTTATTAATTTATTGTTACTTAGCAGCGAATAAAGTGAGTATAGCTATTTTTGATACCAAAACTCGTTTGCGCTCTTTGTATCTTGTTAATTGAACATGAGCTGCGAGCTGTGTCAAAAAGATAGTTTCTCCTAGAGTCTAGCGACTCTTCGTCAAAACTCCTATTTTGCCTTTGCTCGCTGACGCTCTTTGTATCTTAGTATAGGAGATGTATTATGACAATTTCTTGGTTTCAAGCAGCTTTGTTAGGGTTGTTTGCATGTTTGTCTTCAATGCCAGGGCTTGGTGGTACAACCATTGGTAACTATACGCTTGGTCGTCCTCTTGTCGGTGGTCTTGTCTGTGGACTTATTCTTGGCGATGTTAAAACAGGAATCATCTGTGGTGTTGCTATGCAGTTGGTTTACATTGCCCTTGTAACACCTGGTGGTACGGTTTCAGCCGACGTGCGTGCGGTGTCTTATATCGGTATTCCTTTGGCAATGGTAGCCATCCATTCTCAAGGTTTATCAGCTGATTCAGCTGATGCGGCTAACTTGGCTAAATCAATGGGTACGCTTGTTGGTACTGTCGGTACGGTTCTTTTCTACGGAACAGCAACCATGAACCTTGTTTGGCAACACATTGGTTGGCGTGCGGTAGAAAAAGGTCAATTTAGAAAACTTTATCAAGTTGACTGGCTCTATCCATGGGTATCACATTTTGTATTCTCATTTATCCCAACATTGGTAATGTGTAAACTTGGTGCGACTGCTGTTACAGCAATGAAAGATGCACTTCCAATGGATGGTATTCCAATGAAAACCCTCTTTACAGTAGGGGCTTTGTTACCATGTGTCGGAATTGCCATTCTTTTGAAACAAATTGTTGAAAAAGTGACTGACTTTATTCCATTCTTTGTTGGTTTCACTTTGGCAGCTTCACTTGGTTTGAATTTGGTATCATGTGCAGTGATTTCATTAATCTTTGCCGTATTATTCTACGAACTTGAAATGGCTAAAACTGTAAAAGCAACAGCCACAGCAGCTGATGATTTTGATGACGATGATGAGGAGGATATCTAAAATGGCTCAAAAGAAATTAACAAAGAAAACTTTGATGAAATCTTTCCATCATTGGTATTATGGTAACCTTACTTGCTTCTCACAAGAGCATATGCAAACCTTTGGTTATTTGACATCAATGCTCCCAATCGTGGAAGAATTGTATGACAATAAAGAAGACCAAGCGCGTTCAATGCAAACTTATACAGCTTTCTTCAATACAGAACCTCAGCTTGGTTCACTCATTGTCGGAATCACAGCAGGTCTTGAAGAAGCGCGTGCTAATGGTTCTGAAGAAGTTGATGACGAAACCATTAACGGACTTCGTGCAGGGCTTATGGGACCTGTGGCTGGTATCGGTGACTCACTTGTTGTTGGAACTTTGATTCCAGTTATTTTAGGGATTGCCCTTGGTCTTTCCACTGGTGGCTCACCAATCGGTGCCGTTTTCTACATCGTCGTTTGGAACTTGTTAGCTTATCTGGGTATGAGATTTGCCTATTTCAAAGGTTATGAACTCGGTGATAAAGCCGTTGAATTTCTAGTTGGTGCTCAAGGTCAAGCCATTCGTAAAGCCGTTTCTATCGTTGGTGGTATGGTTGTCGGTGGTGTTGCTGCCACTTGGGTATCTGTCCAAACATCATTCCAACTTGGTAGTGCCAAAAATCCATACTTGGTTCTTCAAGATAAATTAGACGCCGTTTATCCAGGTTTGCTAACAGCAATCTTCATCGTCTTTTGCTGGTGGCTAATGGCTAAGAAAAATATCTCACCAATTAAAGTCATGCTATTACTCGTTGTTATTGCCTTTGTTGGTGTTCTCGTTGGATTCTTCGATCCAGGTTTGTCTTACTAATACGTTTTAGAAATACCAACCTCACTAGGGATTTCTTGCGTATCATATCAATCAAAAGAGGAAAAATTCATGACAAAATCAGAAGTGATTAACGGTTATCAAACAGAAATAGCCTACCAAAAACATATGATTGAAAATCTCGGACGTTGGCTAACCTTGCTCTTCTTAGTAGCAAGTATCGGATTTTTGCTAATATATTTCTTTCGTCAAACCAACCTCATTTTATCTATACTTGGCTACGTTCTAGCTTTTGTCGGTGTTTTTGGGATGTTGCTTTTTGGCTACGGCATTTACCGTGGCAAACAAAATGTCGCCAAACTCATTGATGATTTTGAAATGAAACTCCAATCCTTTTAAACATAAACAAAACTCCTTTAAAAATACCTTTTTAATCTCATTACAATACTTATTCAAAAAAATAAAAAGTTTCTAGTACATAATCTCTTTGCTAGAGACTTTTTTTGTGGTAAATTTCTAGCCAAACTATGGTATAGTATTAAAAAAGGAAAAGTTAGGAGATTATAATGAAAAAGAAATTTTGGCTAATTTTATTAGCAATGGGTGCTTTAGGATTATCGGGTTGTCAGAGTAAGGTTAACAGTGAACCAGCAAAAGCGTATGATTTGGCAATTTCGTATGGCAATCAGATAACGACATTTAAAACTGATAATAATCAGCTTGAAAAAGTTGAAACACGACAATTATTTGATAAAAATATTGGTATTTGGCAAGAACGCCTACAATCTGTCAAAGGAAATTTATATGGTAAAACTCACGAATCACCGAATTCATTTAAAAAGTATTTATTCGATGTAGAACCTAAAACGTTAAAAGGTAAATTGACAGAGGTTGGTGGTAATGACATCTATGGCTCGGCTAGTGATGAAGAGTATATTTACACAACTGCCGTTTTCTTAGGACATACTGATTTTTATAAATACGATACCGACCTACATCAAGTTACCAAAAAATCAATTAAAGAGGACGGTCTAATGAACCTCACCAATGACATGATTTTTGTTGGAGATACTCTTTATGTCCTTGTTGGTGCCGTGGATAATGAGACAGCGACTAATGCTAATTATCTATGGGTGATGAATAAGCAATTAGAAGTCCAAGAAAAAATCGACCTCAACTATACCGAGGGTGGTTATTTTCGAATGGTTGAAGCAGACGGAAAACTTTATATGACAGCTGCTAAAGAGGGGATTCGTGAGGACGGTGAGCCAGATGGTGGGCAACATATTCTTGTCTATGACCTTGCAAGTGGTGAAACCAGTCGTATTGAAACCAAGCTTGAATACCCAAAATTTATTTATTATGACGAGTCTCGTCATCAATTGCTAGTTCTTCATGACCCGCTATACGTTGCTGATTACACTTGGACAATCATTGACTTAGAAACGCTCTCTCAGACCCAGTTTACTTTCCCAGAAATTGCTTCGGGCATGTTAGAAGTCTTTTTCACACAGACAGATTCAGATTATTACTTTTTATTTAATGAACAATTAGTGAAATACTCTGTGGATACGCAAGAAAAAACGATTTATGATTTATCAAAATTTGGCATAGATTACGCAGATGCCATTATTTTTAGTGAGTGAAATAGCATGTCGAAATCAAACTCTTTTTTCTGAATTTTAAAAATATATTGACAGAAAGCAAAAATAAGGGTAAACTGTAAACAATCAAAAACAATGACGGTAAGCCATGTGAATGTCTCATGGTTTACAACTTAACAGGAGGAAATATGCTGAAAAAGGCGTCTGTAATGACTGAAAAACTAAATCATTACTATTACTTTAGTTTCTTTAGATAGACGTTTGTAGCCAATCATGGATGCAAACGTCATACCGTTTGTATCTATGAAGCTAAAGCATTTTACTGTTGAGAAAAGCCGATTAGATACTTTGAGTTCTAATTGGCAAGTAAGATATGTTTTTACGCATGTATTGAAAACCAGTTAGACTTTTGAGCCTAGCTGGTTTTATTTATTGTGGCTGATGTAGAACTAAGCAGTTCTAATATTGAAAAAAGTTTTCCAATCTCGACATCAAGATTGGGAGTAAGAAAAGCAGAGGTAAGTAGTATGAAAAGAAACATGGCAGCTATTATGGCTTTGATGTTAGCTGTACTCACGTTATTTGGGTGTTCATCATCAAAAGGCACTAGCGACGATGTTGTCCATATTGGGATTCTTCAGTATGTTGAACATCAATCGCTAACAGCAGCTCGCAAGGGATTTGTGGATGAATTAAAAAAAGAAGGCTACGTTGACGGGGATAATATCGTCATTGATTATGAAAATGCACAAGGTGACCAGTCAAATTTACAAACCATTTCAACCAATTTGATTGCTAATAATGACCTTGTTTTAGGGATTGCAACACCAGCCGCACAGACCTTGGCTAATCTATCAACCGACGTTCCAGTCTTGTTTACAGCAGTTACCGATCCAGTATCAGCAAAATTAGTTGATTCAATGGAAAATCCTGGGGGCATTGCAACAGGGACAAGTGACATGTCGCCTATTTCAAAACAGGTCGAATTATTGCAAAAAGTCATGCCGAATGTGAAAAAAGTTGGCATCATGTACACGACAAATGAACGCAATTCCGAAGTTCAAGTTGAAGAAGCAAAAGAAGCGTTTGCTAAGGCAGGTATCGAGGTCATTACCAAAGGTATCTCATCAACGAATGATGTCCAAGATACCGCTAAAAGCCTGATGAGCCAGACAGAAGTTCTATTTATCCCAACGGATAATATGATTGTTAGTGCTATCTCGCTCATTACAGAATTATCGAAAGAAACAAAAATTCCAGTTGTCGGTGGTTCAGCAGATGTTGTGGAACAAGGTGTCCTCTTTACGTACGGTGCTAATTACGAAGCCCTTGGTCGTCAAACGGCAAAATTAGCCATTCGTATCCTTGAAGGTGAAGATGTTAGTGATGTTGCTGCGGAATATCCAGAGACACTAAACGTCGTTACCAATGATGAAATGGCTGAGACTTTAGGAATTGATTTAAGTAGTATTGAGAACGACACGACAGAATCGTCTTCTGATACGACCGAAACAAGCACATCAGCAAGCTCAAGCACAACGAAAACAAGTTCATCAAGCACGTCAACACAAACGTCAGATTCATCAAGTACGAACGGTTGGCTTGATATTGTTTTATCGGCAATTTCACAAGGTCTTTTGTGGTCAATCATGGCAATTGGTGTCTTTATTACTTTCCGTATTTTAGATATTGCTGACCTTTCTGCCGAAGGCTCATTCCCACTCGGGGCAGCTTCAACAGCGATTATGATTGTCAATGGCATTAATCCATTAATTGCTACTATTGGTGGTTTTGTGGCAGGAATGATTGCTGGTGCGGTGTCTGGTTTCATGCACACCAAGATGAAAATTCCAGCTCTGTTAACAGGGATTATTACTCTTACGGCACTTTATTCTATCAATCTTTTGGTGCTAGGTAGTGCCAATGTTTCGTTAGCAGGTCAAGAAACACTCGTGACCTTAATGACGTCAGCACTTAACTTGTCGAAACTATATGCTGTGATTTTGATTGGTGTTATCTTTGTCGCATTAGTCATTATCTTGCTGGTGGTTCTGTTAAATACGCAAGTCGGTCTCGCGCTTCGTGCAACAGGTGATAATATTGCTATGGGTGAAGCTAATGGTATTAAGGTTGACCGCATGAAGATTTTGGGTTACATGATTTCAAATGGTTTGATTGCCCTTGCTGGTTCACTTTTGGCGCAAAATAATGGCTACGCGGATATGAATATGGGAACAGGTACGATTGTTAATGGTTTGGCATCTATTATCTTTGCTGAAGTTATCGTGAAATACTTGCCACTTGGCAAACGTCTCTGGTCAATTGTCCTTGGTTCAATCTTATATCGTCTGGTGCTTGTTATCATTCTAGCCATGAATGTCGATGCGCAAATGCTCAAATTAGCGTCAGCGATTCTGCTTGCCTTGATTCTCTATGTTCCAGAAATTCGCAACAAACTTCATATCAAACCCTCAAAAACATTAACTCCAGGAGGTGAAGATTAATGGCACTTTTAACATTATCAAATATTCATAAAACCTTTGAAAAAGGAACTGTTAACGAAAATCACGTTTTGCGTGGCTTAGATTTAGACATTGAACAAGGTGATTTCATCTCTGTCATTGGAGGAAATGGTGCTGGGAAATCAACACTTATGAATTCCATTGCTGGCGTCGTTGACATTGACGAAGGAGACATTCTTCTGGAAGGAGAATCTATTCGTAAAGCTTCTGTTGCCGCACGTTCAAAAGATATTAGCCGTGTATTCCAAGACCCACGAATGGGAACAGCAACCAATTTAACGATTGAAGAAAATATGGCGATTGCTTACCGTCGTGGTAAAAAGCGCAGCTTCTTCAAAAAATCTGTCACCGAACAAGAACGTGAATTGTTCAAAGAAACATTGACAGAGCTTGGTTTAGGACTGGAAAACCGTATGAAAACAGATGCGGCTTTCTTATCAGGAGGGCAACGTCAAGCACTAACGCTTGCCATGGCAACCTTGGTGCGCCCCAAAATTCTTCTCTTAGATGAACACACAGCAGCCCTTGACCCAAAAACAAGTGACATGGTTATGCATTTAACGAAAAAAATCGTTGAAGAACAAGAGCTAACAACTTTAATGATTACCCATAATATGGAACACGCTATCGAGTATGGTAACCGTCTTATCATGCTTTATCATGGCAAAATCGTGGTTGACGTTCGCGGTGATGAAAAGAAAAACCTCACCGTTGCTCAACTCATGGACCTCTTCCACAAAAATAGCGGTCAAGCCCTAAACGACGACGCCCTAGTGCTGGGGTGATATAGATTAACTGAGCAAAATTGCTTCCACTATAGGAACGATTTCAGCTCAGTTTTCTTTTTTTGAGAATTAGTGTTTTTTTCTTGACTATTTCTGACCAAGTGTTAGAATAGATTTTGTAGGAATTAGCACTCGATGTATTAGAGTGCTAAAAAAGAATTTAGCTCTGCTATTTTCAAACAAAAATTAAGAGATAATTGGAGGCAAAAGCATGTTAAAACCATTAGGTGACCGTGTGGTCTTGAAAGTTGAAGAAGAAAAAGAGCAAACAGTTGGTGGTTTTGTCCTTGCTGGCGCAAGCAAAGAAAGAACTCAAGTAGCAACTGTTGTAGCAATCGGTGACGGTGCTCGTACCTTGACAGGTGAACTGGTAGCGCCAAGTGTTGCAGCAGGTGATAAAGTTATTATTGAAAATGGTGTTGGAATTGAAGTCAAAGACGACGATAACACAGTAACTATCGTTCGTGAAGCAGATATTTTGGCTATTCTAGCATAAGAGAGATTGTGCTATAAACGTTTATTTAGAAAATTTATCAATAGAAATAAAATAGAGGAAACTAATCATGGCAAAAGATATTAAATTTTCAGCAGATGCACGTGCAAGCATGATGCGTGGTGTGGATATTTTGGCAGATACCGTTAAAGTAACCTTAGGCCCTAAAGGTCGTAATGTGGTTCTTGAAAAATCATTTGGTTCACCACTTATCACAAATGATGGTGTGACAATCGCCAAAGAAATCGAATTAGAAGACCATTTTGAAAATATGGGAGCTAAACTTGTATCAGAAGTTGCTTCAAAAACAAACGACATCGCTGGTGACGGTACGACAACTGCCACAGTATTGACACAAGCTATCGTTCGTGAAGGTCTTAAAAACGTTACTGCGGGCGCAAACCCAATTGGTATCCGTCGTGGTATCGAATCAGCTGTCGCTGTTGCAGTTGACGAATTAAAAGCCATTGCTCAACCAGTTGCTAATAAAGAAGCGATTGCTCAAGTCGCTGCGGTTTCATCACGTTCTGAAAAAGTTGGTGAATACATTTCAGAAGCTATGGAAAAAGTTGGCAACGACGGTGTTATCACTATCGAAGAATCACGTGGTATGGAAACAGAACTTGACGTTGTTGAAGGTATGCAATTTGACCGTGGTTACCTTTCACAATACATGGTTACTGACAATGAAAAAAT encodes:
- a CDS encoding ABC transporter substrate-binding protein, producing the protein MTKLKKYYKWLLLPLLVIVIGSAAFIYHQTHQKIILKIGIYAGSSWDVPNGNDYKVIDTAISRFEKLHPNVEVVYESGISKDDYSDWLTDQIVAGTQPDVFIVPEDDFNLLSSTGALAKLDEHISTSFDDSIFYESSYKAGNYNNTQYALPFESNPTMMCINIELLEKEGISIPDSGWTLEDFYNICKQVTKDTDGDGVIDQYGCTGYTWQQAVAAYGAKLFNTTGTKAYFDSDDVKNALSLITQLNALSGNYEVTSQDFDEGKVAFLPMTLAEYRTYKPYPYHVAKYSSFSWSCVTMPASSEDGDATQVATSLYAMSSKTKHRTLAWEFLQLLCTDVDIQQSVFDYSQGASVLKSVMQSDATKEKLKEDGFGSDSLTVSTLDSMLSQGITQPTFKTYNTVLEQADYLITKSIANNSIETDLFTIQKTIEDSLK
- a CDS encoding PTS sugar transporter subunit IIA yields the protein MKYLLLVSHGDFATGLKTSLAMFAEDKIDQVIAVGLKNGKTVDDFEKDFRQAISGLTADDSVVVLADIIGGSPLTTACNVLDELGKLENAVVLGGMNLPMAITSAVMKDMLEGDDFVQAVLPEAQAALQEFKITSDDDDDDI
- a CDS encoding PTS system mannose/fructose/N-acetylgalactosamine-transporter subunit IIB; the encoded protein is MTVSFVRIDDRMIHGQTVTRWAKEYPCDGLIAVNDAASKNKVLTQAYKGASDKKTFVWSVDAFGQKSQKVLDSDTRYFVITKNPIDMKKILVDQGFVPSDVKEIIVGPCNDRPGAVKLGNNQSITQEEADALEAIEKAGYKVKFQLLPDVSIGYWSDFKSKFGY
- a CDS encoding PTS mannose/fructose/sorbose/N-acetylgalactosamine transporter subunit IIC — protein: MTISWFQAALLGLFACLSSMPGLGGTTIGNYTLGRPLVGGLVCGLILGDVKTGIICGVAMQLVYIALVTPGGTVSADVRAVSYIGIPLAMVAIHSQGLSADSADAANLAKSMGTLVGTVGTVLFYGTATMNLVWQHIGWRAVEKGQFRKLYQVDWLYPWVSHFVFSFIPTLVMCKLGATAVTAMKDALPMDGIPMKTLFTVGALLPCVGIAILLKQIVEKVTDFIPFFVGFTLAASLGLNLVSCAVISLIFAVLFYELEMAKTVKATATAADDFDDDDEEDI
- a CDS encoding PTS system mannose/fructose/sorbose family transporter subunit IID; translation: MAQKKLTKKTLMKSFHHWYYGNLTCFSQEHMQTFGYLTSMLPIVEELYDNKEDQARSMQTYTAFFNTEPQLGSLIVGITAGLEEARANGSEEVDDETINGLRAGLMGPVAGIGDSLVVGTLIPVILGIALGLSTGGSPIGAVFYIVVWNLLAYLGMRFAYFKGYELGDKAVEFLVGAQGQAIRKAVSIVGGMVVGGVAATWVSVQTSFQLGSAKNPYLVLQDKLDAVYPGLLTAIFIVFCWWLMAKKNISPIKVMLLLVVIAFVGVLVGFFDPGLSY
- a CDS encoding ABC transporter substrate binding protein — encoded protein: MKRNMAAIMALMLAVLTLFGCSSSKGTSDDVVHIGILQYVEHQSLTAARKGFVDELKKEGYVDGDNIVIDYENAQGDQSNLQTISTNLIANNDLVLGIATPAAQTLANLSTDVPVLFTAVTDPVSAKLVDSMENPGGIATGTSDMSPISKQVELLQKVMPNVKKVGIMYTTNERNSEVQVEEAKEAFAKAGIEVITKGISSTNDVQDTAKSLMSQTEVLFIPTDNMIVSAISLITELSKETKIPVVGGSADVVEQGVLFTYGANYEALGRQTAKLAIRILEGEDVSDVAAEYPETLNVVTNDEMAETLGIDLSSIENDTTESSSDTTETSTSASSSTTKTSSSSTSTQTSDSSSTNGWLDIVLSAISQGLLWSIMAIGVFITFRILDIADLSAEGSFPLGAASTAIMIVNGINPLIATIGGFVAGMIAGAVSGFMHTKMKIPALLTGIITLTALYSINLLVLGSANVSLAGQETLVTLMTSALNLSKLYAVILIGVIFVALVIILLVVLLNTQVGLALRATGDNIAMGEANGIKVDRMKILGYMISNGLIALAGSLLAQNNGYADMNMGTGTIVNGLASIIFAEVIVKYLPLGKRLWSIVLGSILYRLVLVIILAMNVDAQMLKLASAILLALILYVPEIRNKLHIKPSKTLTPGGED
- a CDS encoding ABC transporter ATP-binding protein, with amino-acid sequence MALLTLSNIHKTFEKGTVNENHVLRGLDLDIEQGDFISVIGGNGAGKSTLMNSIAGVVDIDEGDILLEGESIRKASVAARSKDISRVFQDPRMGTATNLTIEENMAIAYRRGKKRSFFKKSVTEQERELFKETLTELGLGLENRMKTDAAFLSGGQRQALTLAMATLVRPKILLLDEHTAALDPKTSDMVMHLTKKIVEEQELTTLMITHNMEHAIEYGNRLIMLYHGKIVVDVRGDEKKNLTVAQLMDLFHKNSGQALNDDALVLG
- the groES gene encoding co-chaperone GroES gives rise to the protein MLKPLGDRVVLKVEEEKEQTVGGFVLAGASKERTQVATVVAIGDGARTLTGELVAPSVAAGDKVIIENGVGIEVKDDDNTVTIVREADILAILA